From the Pieris napi chromosome 20, ilPieNapi1.2, whole genome shotgun sequence genome, one window contains:
- the LOC125059489 gene encoding uncharacterized protein LOC125059489: MSFEKMEVVNPAEKEASEVLHSLLSVERRSVDSKEAIIVSIPSDQNGGGEYGESAQWHTPVMGQHSVFELGSQNMQQHSYNGHQEQVLWQGHTIQVENGDGNLQGMQTQYSIEFEANVENQEMDVETKPKMEKKAGIKRKKKVAESDSDDEVLGNSLEDNPEQVKERLRRGCDCKDNCYRGLNPEAVYRHRLNIAELTKSEHDMYLMGITMASLANPAETSRHKVRRRLRACYVYQGRKVCLEAFLYLENVTHYQLKRIRQHVMTHGVAPRIHGNVGKKPYNTFTLDIYKHATNFLKEYLKQHASSPKDVQPSAESGKKGSKTVIIQGDSRKHLFEAYKEYGEILEPGVKLMGYSTFRAFMKDQFPHVKFATKKQELSKDMVPFRSGKCMTYDKNKDPLRIQQEKEKADAKKAAMEAKKKEEHDREHAQQQAQQQQVQQQQQQQQQQVQQVQVQHQQMQGQPHVVIHQQQSQQQQQMQQQMLVPQVSQHQQVLTQQVGGVQQVSQQHCVQPLGVSEDNGQPVEMSQQVHTIPLAVVQQPQQAYAIVTPVSHFQTRVQGTWYRH; this comes from the exons ATGTCATTTGAGAAAATGGAAGTAGTTAATCCAGCTGAAAAGGAGGCGAGCGAAGTTCTGCATTCACTGTTATCAGTGGAGCGGCGTAGTGTTGACAGTAAAGAAGCAATCATCGTATCAATACCATCGGACCAGAATGGGGGAGGTGAATATGGTGAAAGCGCTCAGTGGCATACACCAGTAATGGGACAACATTCAGTATTTGAACTTGGCTCTCAAAATATGCAACAACATAGCTATAATGGGCACCAAGAACAG GTATTATGGCAAGGCCATACAATACAAGTTGAGAATGGTGATGGCAATCTCCAAGGCATGCAGACACAATATAGTATAGAGTTTGAGGCTAATGTTGAGAACCAAGAGATGGATGTGGAAACAAAGCCTAAAATGGAGAAGAAAGCTGGTAtcaaaagaaagaagaaagtaGCAGAGTCTGATAGTGATGATGAAGTACTGGGAAATTCTTTAGAGGACAATCCTGAACAG GTGAAGGAAAGGCTGAGGAGAGGTTGTGATTGCAAAGACAATTGTTATCGCGGCCTCAACCCTGAAGCTGTGTATCGGCACCGTCTTAATATCGCGGAATTGACGAAAAGTGAACATGACATGTATTTGATGGGAATCACTATGGCCAGTCTTGCAAACCCAGCAGAGACGTCACGGCATAAAGTTAGGAGGAGATTACGTGCCTGTTATGTATACCAAGGGAGAAAGGTATGTCTGGAGGCTTTTCTGTACCTTGAAAATGTTACTCACTATCAGTTAAAACGCATTCGACAACATGTGATGACGCACGGAGTGGCCCCTCGCATACACGGCAATGTGGGCAAGAAGCCGTACAACACTTTTACTTTggatatttataaacatgcaactaatttcttaaaagaatatttaaaacaacatgCAAGTTCACCTAAAGATGTCCAACCATCTGCCGAAAGTGGCAAGAAGGGGAGTAAGACAGTTATCATACAAGGTGACtctaggaaacatttgttTGAAGCTTACAAGGAGTATGGAGAGATTCTTGAACCTGGAGTTAAACTAATGGGCTACTCGACGTTCCGCGCATTTATGAAAGATCAATTCCCTCACGTTAAGTTCGCGACGAAAAAGCAGGAACTATCGAAAGACATGGTGCCATTCCGCAGCGGAAAATGTATGACGTACGATAAAAATAAGGACCCGCTTAGAATACAACAAGAGAAAGAAAAAGCAGATGCCAAGAAAGCAGCTATGGAAGCTAAGAAAAAGGAAGAACATGATAGAGAACACGCACAACAACAAGCTCAGCAGCAACAGgttcaacaacaacaacaacaacagcaGCAGCAAGTGCAACAAGTACAAGTTCAGCATCAGCAAATGCAAGGTCAGCCGCATGTTGTGATACACCAGCAGCAGTCTCAACAACAGCAGCAAATGCAGCAACAAATGCTGGTGCCGCAAGTGAGTCAACACCAGCAAGTTTTAACACAACAAGTTGGTGGTGTACAACAAGTGTCGCAACAACACTGTGTACAGCCACTCGGTGTATCTGAAGATAATGGCCAGCCAGTAGAAATGTCACAGCAAGTGCACACAATTCCTCTCGCAGTAGTACAACAGCCACAACAAGCCTATGCTATAGTGACACCTGTATCACATTTCCAAACACGAGTACAGGGCACTTGGTATAGACATTGA